In the Petrotoga olearia DSM 13574 genome, one interval contains:
- a CDS encoding DNA-methyltransferase, with the protein MNKKTFFSLDGIKILNEDMLTTPKIENNSIDLIVTSPPYNVDIKYESHNDKISYEDYLEFSKKWLSRCYNWLKEDGRFCLNIPLDKNKGGQQSVGADLTVLAKDIGFKYHSTIIWNEGNISRRTAWGSWLSASAPYVISPVELIVILYKNNWKKSSGSGISDIAKNEFIEWTNGLWTFSGESKKKIGHPAPFPVELPKRCIKLFSFVGDLVLDPFMGSGTTLLAAYKNNRRAIGLEIDESYCKLAKNRLISECKINERKLFGERKNEKV; encoded by the coding sequence ATGAACAAAAAAACATTCTTTTCTCTTGATGGAATAAAGATTTTGAATGAAGATATGTTAACAACCCCAAAAATAGAAAACAACAGTATTGACTTAATTGTTACCTCACCTCCCTACAATGTGGATATTAAATATGAATCCCATAACGATAAAATCTCTTATGAAGATTATCTTGAATTTAGCAAAAAATGGTTATCTCGTTGCTATAACTGGTTAAAAGAAGATGGTAGATTTTGCTTGAATATTCCATTAGATAAAAACAAAGGTGGTCAACAAAGTGTGGGAGCAGATTTAACTGTCTTGGCTAAGGATATTGGTTTTAAATATCATTCTACAATCATTTGGAATGAAGGGAATATATCTAGAAGAACAGCTTGGGGGTCATGGTTATCTGCCTCTGCTCCATATGTTATTTCCCCTGTTGAATTGATAGTTATTCTGTATAAAAACAATTGGAAAAAAAGTTCGGGTAGTGGGATATCAGATATTGCAAAGAATGAATTTATAGAATGGACCAATGGGCTTTGGACATTTTCTGGTGAGAGCAAAAAGAAAATTGGACATCCGGCTCCTTTTCCTGTTGAATTACCAAAAAGATGCATAAAATTGTTCTCCTTTGTGGGAGACCTCGTTTTGGATCCTTTTATGGGTTCAGGAACGACGCTATTAGCTGCGTATAAAAACAATAGAAGGGCAATTGGTCTGGAAATTGATGAATCTTATTGTAAATTGGCCAAAAATAGATTAATAAGTGAATGTAAAATTAATGAACGAAAACTATTTGGAGAAAGAAAAAATGAAAAAGTCTAA
- a CDS encoding HNH endonuclease, which produces MKKSKTISELVMDYFKKHPNEDLPHGPVVDWVTKEWLKNHENPPRDPWRAIRKLYQQGKLLKIKKGVYRYDPDCTKKTELFEFPPKVKEEILKRDGYKCVVCGMGLKDGVELVVDHIIPRDKGGSNDISNGQTLCMKHNLLKKNYSQTEAGKRYFIKIYEKAVAENDHKMIQFCKRIFDAYDEYGINGHIPRPNGKPKNKQ; this is translated from the coding sequence ATGAAAAAGTCTAAAACTATTTCTGAACTTGTAATGGATTATTTTAAAAAACATCCAAATGAAGATTTACCACATGGGCCTGTAGTGGATTGGGTTACAAAGGAATGGTTAAAAAACCATGAAAACCCCCCTCGAGATCCGTGGAGAGCTATTAGAAAACTTTATCAGCAAGGAAAATTATTAAAGATAAAAAAAGGTGTCTATAGATACGATCCTGATTGCACTAAAAAAACAGAACTTTTTGAATTTCCTCCAAAAGTGAAAGAAGAAATCTTAAAACGTGATGGTTATAAGTGTGTAGTTTGTGGTATGGGGCTAAAAGATGGTGTAGAATTAGTTGTGGACCATATTATACCCAGAGACAAAGGTGGCTCCAATGATATTTCTAATGGACAAACCTTATGCATGAAACATAATTTGCTTAAGAAAAACTACTCTCAAACAGAAGCTGGAAAAAGATATTTCATTAAAATATACGAAAAAGCTGTCGCTGAAAATGATCATAAGATGATTCAATTTTGCAAAAGAATATTCGATGCTTATGATGAGTACGGAATCAATGGTCATATTCCAAGGCCAAACGGTAAGCCAAAAAACAAACAGTAA
- a CDS encoding SixA phosphatase family protein, with protein MKNLILVRHAKAEKRSAEIDDYERKLTKVGRNDSKEVAEYVAKLLNNVDLLVTSPALRAKETAEIFAKSFKSKPKITEEEILYEGEVEEISEKIPNIIKGYNNVIIFGHNPTFDELAKKLTGDDLHLRKAGVICIEGESFDDILSGKGKLKWMVDPKSINS; from the coding sequence ATGAAAAACCTGATATTAGTTAGGCACGCTAAAGCAGAAAAAAGGTCCGCGGAAATTGATGATTATGAAAGAAAGTTGACAAAAGTCGGTAGAAACGATTCTAAAGAAGTTGCAGAATATGTGGCCAAACTTTTAAATAATGTTGATCTTTTGGTTACCTCTCCTGCTTTGAGGGCAAAAGAAACAGCTGAAATCTTTGCAAAGTCTTTTAAATCCAAGCCAAAGATAACAGAAGAAGAGATACTATACGAAGGAGAAGTAGAAGAAATAAGTGAAAAAATTCCAAATATTATTAAGGGTTATAACAATGTGATTATATTTGGGCATAATCCCACTTTTGACGAACTTGCAAAAAAGTTAACTGGTGATGATTTGCATTTGAGAAAGGCAGGAGTAATTTGTATTGAAGGAGAATCATTCGATGATATTTTATCTGGAAAAGGAAAATTAAAATGGATGGTGGATCCGAAGTCAATAAACTCTTAA
- a CDS encoding ROK family protein, whose amino-acid sequence MSNWIGVDIGGTKILGTLFDEKGNKLKTEKKSSKSSKGKEKVVEQLKKVLDSLLKENKDVKGIGIGVPGVIKDGKIAFTPNMPLNEFNLAKFVEEEYNIKVIIENDANASMYGEWKFGAAKGTKNAVGYFVGTGIGGGLILNESLYKGSFNFAAEIGHMNVYPEGPLCGCNLRGCLESLSSKVAIQREILRKKERGEKTLIKKTDLEGIVKSSTLKTAYDEGDELVRSVLNDAARYIGINAGSIINLLNPEVIVLGGGVMEAIGEQLIPIVVETAKQYSIPHIFECCEFKLSKLQDDACLYGAFSLIKEKVGV is encoded by the coding sequence ATGAGTAATTGGATAGGGGTAGATATAGGAGGAACTAAAATACTTGGGACCTTATTTGATGAGAAAGGCAATAAATTGAAGACAGAGAAAAAGAGTTCCAAAAGTTCAAAAGGCAAAGAAAAAGTTGTTGAGCAATTGAAGAAAGTTTTGGATTCTTTGCTTAAAGAGAATAAAGATGTAAAAGGGATAGGAATAGGTGTACCAGGAGTTATAAAAGATGGGAAAATTGCCTTTACTCCAAACATGCCTTTGAACGAATTTAATTTAGCTAAATTTGTTGAGGAAGAGTACAATATCAAAGTGATTATAGAAAATGATGCCAATGCAAGTATGTATGGAGAATGGAAGTTTGGTGCTGCTAAAGGGACAAAAAATGCGGTGGGTTATTTTGTAGGAACAGGAATTGGTGGTGGTTTAATATTAAATGAATCATTATACAAGGGTTCGTTCAATTTCGCTGCTGAGATAGGACACATGAATGTGTACCCCGAAGGCCCTCTTTGTGGTTGTAATCTTCGTGGCTGTTTGGAAAGTTTATCTTCTAAAGTAGCTATCCAAAGAGAAATACTTAGAAAAAAAGAAAGAGGCGAAAAGACCTTAATAAAAAAAACTGATTTGGAAGGCATAGTAAAAAGTTCAACTTTAAAAACTGCTTATGATGAAGGAGACGAACTTGTTAGAAGTGTCTTGAACGATGCCGCAAGATATATAGGAATAAATGCTGGCTCCATCATTAATTTATTAAATCCCGAAGTTATTGTTTTAGGAGGGGGGGTCATGGAAGCTATAGGAGAACAATTGATTCCTATAGTAGTTGAAACAGCCAAGCAGTACTCTATACCTCACATCTTTGAATGTTGTGAATTTAAATTATCAAAATTGCAAGATGATGCTTGCTTGTATGGCGCTTTTTCACTTATTAAAGAAAAAGTTGGTGTATAA
- a CDS encoding CHAD domain-containing protein, producing MDGGSEVNKLLNDISVNPWMFVKEYIEYFERIKHRLLKNISNVLDEEREDSIHDMRTSCRRIETIIAFLEGFSKHESSKKADKEVNKIIKISNKSRDYQVHLDLLMKLEGRNNAVTDYFEKKYSKEKEKLRSYLNSLKTSELDNLLENSFSFLVLDFIQNFQINDPYFAKLYIKEFKEVYEEFRSTDRSDDKKLHKIRIKIKNLRYKAEVLRALKSSTLAEEEMFKRTQDILGIHHDLIILKKVLVKKFQEDNILALLKEIDKELVQLKGKIDVEVNEIFKSLYDNISKENL from the coding sequence ATGGATGGTGGATCCGAAGTCAATAAACTCTTAAACGATATTTCAGTAAATCCGTGGATGTTTGTAAAAGAGTACATCGAATATTTTGAAAGGATTAAACATCGCCTTCTAAAAAACATCTCTAATGTTTTAGATGAAGAGAGAGAAGATAGTATTCACGACATGAGAACATCGTGCAGAAGGATAGAAACAATTATAGCTTTTTTAGAAGGATTTTCAAAACACGAAAGCTCTAAGAAAGCTGATAAAGAAGTAAATAAGATAATAAAAATAAGCAATAAATCTAGAGATTATCAAGTTCACTTGGATTTACTTATGAAACTTGAAGGGCGAAATAATGCAGTAACTGATTATTTCGAGAAAAAATATAGTAAAGAAAAAGAAAAGTTGAGAAGTTATTTAAATTCTTTAAAAACTTCGGAGTTAGATAATCTACTAGAAAATTCTTTTAGCTTCTTGGTCCTTGATTTTATACAAAACTTTCAGATAAACGATCCTTATTTTGCTAAACTTTATATAAAAGAATTTAAAGAAGTTTATGAAGAATTTAGAAGTACAGATAGAAGTGATGATAAAAAGCTTCATAAGATAAGGATAAAGATTAAAAACCTGCGTTATAAAGCAGAGGTATTGAGGGCACTGAAAAGTAGCACTTTAGCTGAAGAAGAGATGTTTAAGCGGACTCAAGATATATTAGGCATTCATCATGATTTGATTATTTTGAAGAAAGTGTTGGTAAAAAAATTTCAAGAAGATAATATTCTAGCTTTATTAAAAGAAATTGATAAAGAATTAGTGCAATTAAAAGGGAAGATAGATGTTGAGGTGAATGAAATTTTTAAAAGCTTATACGACAACATTTCTAAAGAAAATCTTTAA
- a CDS encoding RNA degradosome polyphosphate kinase, with translation MAKTSSNKSKEKKIDFNDYKYYNNRELSWLDFNFRVLEEAHDTTNPLLERVKFLSITSSNLEEFFMIRVAGLEEQLQAGFSGVDISGLTPRDQLMKISQKTHKMVEMQYNCLENELLPSLDKENIKVLKVDDIDEEKKEFLDNYFQTTVFPVVTPMAVDQSRPFPILPGSGINLGVELEDEKGETLFAFIPLPTIFPRFINIPCEDGTYLFLTEDLLKMHSDLFFSGYKLVEISEFRITRDGDLSIDEDDARDLLIEIESSLKERRTGFPVKLEISKNMGENLRNFLLNSLNLRSDNIFEISSLLDLSSLMEIANLEGHEHLKFEYYSPQPSPTFYGKEDIFKVIREKDVLLHRPYESFEHVMDFLRQAAEDPQVLAIKQTLYRVGKKSPIIDYLIKAAENGKQVTVVVEVKARFDEENNIQWAKELEKAGCHVVYGLVGLKVHSKLLLIVRKEEGGIRRYVHMSTGNYNYITARLYEDIDFFTCKESYAQDVSALFNILTGYSKPPTWKKLGVAPTSLRETFLQWIDNEIDVVKKGGKGKIIIKVNSLLDVSIIKALYKASMAGVKVNLIVRGICALKVGIKGVSEGIKVRSVVGRYLEHSRIFYFENNGLPKLFISSADLMPRNLDRRVETLIPIEQEDLKQRLIDVLNLYLKDNFKARELQPNGEYKRSTRKKSKIFIVQEELMKEAKKKFRKFIKKQEVDKFNFPKLK, from the coding sequence ATGGCAAAAACTAGTAGTAACAAATCTAAAGAAAAGAAAATTGATTTCAACGATTATAAATATTATAACAATAGAGAGTTAAGTTGGTTGGATTTCAATTTCAGAGTGTTAGAAGAAGCCCATGACACAACGAACCCTCTTTTAGAAAGGGTTAAATTTCTTTCTATAACCTCATCCAATCTTGAAGAGTTTTTTATGATAAGGGTGGCTGGTTTGGAAGAACAACTCCAAGCTGGATTCAGCGGAGTCGATATTTCTGGTTTGACTCCCCGAGATCAATTAATGAAGATCTCCCAAAAAACTCATAAAATGGTGGAAATGCAATATAATTGTTTAGAAAACGAGTTATTACCTTCTTTAGATAAGGAGAATATTAAAGTTCTCAAAGTTGATGATATTGATGAAGAAAAAAAAGAGTTTTTAGATAATTATTTTCAAACGACCGTTTTTCCTGTTGTAACTCCAATGGCGGTCGATCAGAGTAGACCATTTCCGATATTACCTGGTAGCGGCATTAATCTAGGCGTGGAGTTGGAAGATGAAAAAGGGGAAACCTTATTTGCCTTTATACCATTACCGACGATTTTTCCTAGGTTTATAAACATCCCTTGTGAGGATGGTACATACTTATTTTTAACAGAAGATCTTTTAAAAATGCATTCTGATTTATTTTTCAGCGGATACAAATTGGTTGAGATCTCTGAGTTCAGAATCACCCGCGATGGAGACCTTTCTATCGACGAGGATGATGCCAGAGATTTGTTAATTGAGATTGAAAGTTCGCTGAAAGAAAGAAGAACAGGCTTTCCTGTCAAATTAGAAATATCCAAAAATATGGGAGAGAATCTGAGAAATTTCCTATTAAATTCACTAAATTTAAGAAGCGATAATATTTTCGAGATATCTAGTTTATTAGATTTAAGTTCTCTTATGGAAATAGCTAATTTAGAAGGACATGAACATTTAAAATTTGAGTATTACTCTCCCCAACCTTCCCCAACTTTTTATGGCAAGGAGGATATTTTTAAGGTAATTAGAGAAAAGGACGTTCTCCTACATCGCCCTTATGAATCTTTTGAGCATGTGATGGATTTTTTAAGGCAGGCAGCGGAAGATCCACAAGTATTGGCTATCAAACAAACTTTGTACAGAGTTGGGAAAAAATCTCCAATCATAGATTACCTTATAAAAGCCGCAGAGAACGGTAAACAAGTTACCGTTGTGGTTGAAGTCAAAGCCAGATTTGATGAAGAAAATAATATCCAATGGGCTAAGGAGTTGGAAAAAGCCGGTTGTCATGTAGTTTACGGACTTGTCGGATTAAAAGTACATTCAAAACTTTTGTTGATTGTTAGAAAGGAAGAAGGTGGGATCAGAAGATACGTTCATATGAGTACAGGAAATTACAATTACATAACTGCAAGATTGTATGAAGATATAGATTTTTTTACTTGTAAGGAAAGTTATGCTCAAGATGTATCGGCACTTTTCAACATCTTAACGGGTTATTCAAAGCCTCCAACATGGAAAAAATTGGGGGTTGCTCCCACAAGTTTGAGAGAAACTTTTTTACAGTGGATTGACAACGAAATAGATGTGGTTAAAAAAGGTGGAAAAGGGAAAATAATAATAAAAGTGAATTCCTTGCTAGATGTATCTATAATTAAAGCGTTATACAAGGCATCTATGGCCGGTGTGAAAGTTAACTTAATCGTCAGAGGAATATGTGCTTTAAAAGTAGGGATAAAAGGAGTTAGTGAAGGTATAAAAGTCAGAAGTGTAGTGGGAAGGTATTTAGAACATAGTAGAATATTTTATTTTGAAAATAACGGATTACCTAAATTATTTATATCAAGTGCCGATTTAATGCCTCGAAATCTGGATAGAAGAGTTGAAACCTTGATACCAATAGAGCAAGAAGATCTAAAGCAACGATTGATAGATGTATTGAACCTTTATTTAAAAGATAATTTCAAAGCAAGAGAGTTACAACCGAATGGAGAGTATAAAAGATCAACTAGGAAAAAGTCGAAAATTTTTATAGTTCAAGAAGAGCTAATGAAGGAAGCAAAGAAAAAGTTTAGAAAGTTTATAAAAAAACAAGAAGTAGACAAGTTTAACTTTCCAAAATTAAAATAA
- a CDS encoding serine hydrolase domain-containing protein: MKEKDIESLNEIVLSGVNNVYTGASVLIGKKEKILYKNVFGTKDEKERVTQEDIFDLASVTKVVGTATAVMKLIDEKQIKLEDKIGKFIEVSRPKSEITIFELLTHTSGMQAYSNLWEKYSGEELLKHIINIQPQINPYKCYEYSCLNFITLMKIVEEVTQKHFKEYVEDIFKKTGMGNTCFNPKDKKKAVTTSIREGKRLKGVVEDELAYYLGGVSGNAGLFSNANDLRIFIINLLNGEIVSKDTFNLFTTTLVKRGESTTHIGWMAPPVAGCQYSLDSTGFGHNGFTGTSIWIRKDGLFSIFLTNSVYYDRFLKKPELNVIRNKINNIIFGKDY; the protein is encoded by the coding sequence TTGAAAGAAAAAGATATTGAATCTTTAAACGAAATTGTTTTATCAGGAGTAAATAATGTATATACAGGGGCATCCGTTTTAATTGGTAAAAAAGAAAAGATATTGTATAAAAATGTTTTTGGAACAAAGGATGAAAAAGAAAGAGTTACTCAAGAGGACATCTTTGATTTAGCAAGTGTTACCAAAGTTGTAGGAACTGCAACCGCAGTGATGAAACTAATAGATGAAAAACAAATAAAATTAGAAGATAAAATTGGCAAATTCATAGAGGTAAGTAGACCAAAAAGTGAAATTACTATCTTTGAATTATTAACTCATACTTCTGGAATGCAGGCTTATTCAAATCTGTGGGAAAAGTATAGTGGGGAAGAGTTGCTTAAACACATAATCAACATTCAACCCCAAATAAACCCTTACAAGTGTTATGAATATTCTTGTTTGAATTTTATAACACTTATGAAAATCGTTGAAGAAGTTACTCAAAAGCATTTCAAAGAGTATGTCGAAGATATTTTTAAAAAAACAGGAATGGGAAATACTTGTTTCAATCCAAAGGATAAGAAGAAAGCCGTTACTACTTCTATCAGAGAAGGTAAAAGGTTAAAGGGTGTGGTCGAGGATGAACTCGCCTACTATTTAGGTGGAGTGAGTGGAAATGCAGGTTTGTTTTCTAATGCCAATGATTTAAGGATTTTCATAATTAATTTGTTAAATGGGGAAATAGTTTCAAAAGACACTTTTAATCTTTTTACAACTACATTGGTAAAAAGAGGAGAAAGTACTACTCATATAGGTTGGATGGCTCCACCTGTTGCAGGATGTCAATACTCACTTGATAGCACAGGATTCGGCCACAATGGTTTTACAGGCACATCAATTTGGATTAGAAAAGATGGATTATTTTCTATATTTTTGACAAATTCTGTTTACTACGATAGATTCTTAAAAAAACCTGAATTGAACGTGATAAGAAATAAAATAAATAATATAATTTTTGGAAAAGATTATTAA
- a CDS encoding anhydro-N-acetylmuramic acid kinase, translated as MNTLEIKGEDIMLVVGLMSGTSLDGIDAALVEITEEGPQKLNVKVVNFINTPYSKKMREKILECSDPKTGSVDKICRLNFQLGELFAQAVKEVVESKGLNMQDVGLIGSHGQTIYHYVSDDFISTFQIGEACVIAERTQVTTISNFRARDIAAGGQGAPLVPYVDYILFKNDDYNRVMQNIGGIGNFTYIPKKAKIEDIKGTDTGPGNMLIDGVVQILSNGEQSYDKDGKISKNGKISDTLLAELMAHPFIKKEPPKTTGREVFGLKHAQEIINRGKSMKLNDEDIVATVTAFTAKSIADAYLRFIGTNIDQVIISGGGSYNSTLISMIKYYVKKMIGEKAAVMVLEELGFSSDAKEAVAFAILAYQTYKGRKNNVPQITGAKRFVILGEVVPVDENKNVDKTLF; from the coding sequence ATAAACACTTTAGAAATAAAAGGAGAAGATATTATGTTGGTAGTAGGTTTAATGTCAGGAACATCACTGGATGGAATAGATGCTGCACTAGTTGAAATAACAGAAGAAGGGCCACAAAAGTTAAATGTAAAAGTTGTTAATTTTATAAATACACCGTATAGTAAAAAAATGCGAGAAAAAATTCTAGAATGTTCAGATCCCAAAACGGGCAGCGTCGATAAAATCTGCAGATTAAATTTTCAGCTTGGCGAATTGTTTGCCCAAGCTGTCAAGGAAGTTGTTGAATCAAAAGGTTTGAATATGCAAGATGTTGGTTTAATAGGTTCCCATGGGCAGACTATATACCATTATGTAAGTGATGATTTTATCTCCACTTTTCAAATAGGTGAAGCTTGTGTAATAGCAGAAAGGACTCAGGTTACAACCATTAGCAATTTTAGGGCAAGAGATATTGCAGCCGGAGGTCAAGGAGCCCCGCTTGTACCTTATGTTGATTATATTTTGTTTAAAAATGATGATTACAACAGGGTTATGCAAAATATCGGAGGAATAGGAAACTTCACCTATATACCAAAAAAAGCCAAGATAGAAGATATAAAAGGTACCGACACAGGTCCAGGGAATATGCTTATAGATGGAGTAGTTCAGATTCTAAGCAACGGCGAGCAAAGTTATGACAAAGATGGAAAGATTAGTAAAAATGGGAAGATTTCTGATACGCTTTTAGCAGAACTAATGGCTCATCCTTTTATAAAAAAAGAGCCTCCCAAAACCACAGGAAGAGAAGTTTTTGGGTTAAAGCATGCCCAAGAGATAATAAACAGAGGAAAAAGCATGAAATTAAATGACGAAGATATTGTTGCAACCGTAACAGCTTTTACCGCTAAATCCATTGCCGATGCCTATCTAAGATTTATAGGCACTAACATAGACCAAGTTATAATCTCTGGTGGTGGAAGTTATAATTCTACATTGATATCGATGATAAAATATTATGTAAAAAAGATGATAGGAGAAAAAGCTGCCGTGATGGTTTTAGAAGAATTAGGTTTTTCAAGCGATGCTAAAGAAGCGGTAGCTTTTGCTATATTAGCTTATCAGACTTACAAAGGAAGAAAAAATAATGTACCTCAAATAACTGGGGCCAAAAGGTTTGTTATTCTAGGTGAAGTGGTTCCCGTAGATGAAAATAAAAATGTTGACAAAACACTATTTTGA
- a CDS encoding HD domain-containing protein: MVAGVINIGTENISFDIAQNDQDDINIIESLDYPLFLGKDTFTIGRISFEKVEILSQKLLGFKRVAEEYGTNRLKIVGTTALREAENLDFILDQIETRTGLAINVLDDYEEKSHIYMELIRNFEKYKRYKKDDVLFVYIGTGSMGLATYSKGLIDNSQNIKIGSVKVSEMLRALEENTLHYSNLIREYLSTFYHPIKVWLSNKKIKTFVTCGNEIEFLAGLLEKDEEEVMNVSQAEFNVLFQDLKSKNATELSREYDISENKANSLLSALAFYRLLLEVSGAENILVFPKVNLSSSLLFQVLLSRKYRRFFNLLEKSTIISSRNIGKKYSYEEKHSQTVEKYAMKLFDVLEPVHQLGKRHRLLLQVSAILHDMGKYVNIKKHYLHSYNIIKGSEIIGLTSKELDIVSRIAYFHSAQDLEIDDYSSQLENISDKILITKMLAILRLADALDVAHESKLGDIEVNLEGNRLIIITHTPKETLLEEWALKRKDNFFLEVFGIVPELVRKI; this comes from the coding sequence ATGGTTGCTGGTGTTATAAACATTGGAACAGAAAATATATCTTTTGATATAGCTCAGAACGATCAAGATGATATCAATATTATAGAAAGTTTAGATTACCCTTTATTCTTGGGTAAAGATACCTTTACAATAGGAAGGATATCTTTTGAAAAAGTGGAGATACTAAGTCAAAAACTTCTAGGATTCAAAAGAGTAGCAGAAGAATACGGAACTAATAGATTGAAGATAGTAGGTACTACCGCTTTGAGGGAAGCAGAAAATCTTGATTTTATTTTAGATCAGATCGAGACAAGAACAGGTTTGGCTATCAATGTTTTAGATGATTATGAAGAGAAATCACATATCTATATGGAATTGATAAGGAATTTTGAAAAATATAAAAGGTACAAAAAGGATGATGTTTTATTTGTTTACATAGGAACGGGAAGTATGGGGTTAGCAACGTATTCTAAAGGTTTGATAGATAATTCACAAAATATAAAAATAGGTTCTGTAAAAGTCTCAGAGATGCTCAGAGCTTTGGAAGAAAACACATTACACTATAGTAATTTAATAAGAGAGTATTTGAGTACATTTTACCACCCAATCAAGGTTTGGCTTAGTAATAAAAAGATCAAAACCTTTGTAACTTGTGGTAATGAAATAGAGTTTTTAGCTGGGCTCTTGGAAAAGGATGAAGAAGAAGTAATGAACGTTTCCCAGGCTGAATTCAATGTTCTTTTTCAGGATTTGAAATCAAAGAATGCCACCGAATTATCCAGAGAATATGATATTTCAGAAAACAAAGCAAATTCGTTATTATCAGCATTGGCTTTTTACCGATTACTTTTAGAAGTATCCGGAGCAGAAAATATTTTGGTTTTTCCAAAGGTTAATTTAAGTAGTAGTTTGTTATTTCAAGTGTTGCTAAGCAGAAAATATAGAAGATTTTTCAATTTATTGGAAAAGAGTACGATCATCTCTTCACGAAATATAGGTAAAAAGTATTCCTATGAGGAGAAACACAGCCAAACAGTAGAAAAATATGCCATGAAATTATTCGATGTCTTAGAACCGGTTCATCAATTGGGTAAAAGACATAGACTTCTTTTGCAAGTGTCTGCAATTTTGCATGACATGGGGAAATATGTAAATATTAAGAAACATTATTTGCATTCGTATAATATAATTAAGGGTTCAGAGATTATAGGTTTAACTTCAAAAGAATTAGATATTGTCTCAAGAATCGCTTACTTTCACAGCGCCCAAGATTTGGAGATTGATGATTATTCATCACAACTGGAAAACATATCAGATAAGATATTGATAACAAAGATGCTTGCCATATTGAGGCTTGCAGACGCCTTAGATGTAGCTCATGAGAGCAAATTGGGAGATATTGAAGTTAATTTAGAAGGTAATCGTCTGATTATAATTACTCATACACCAAAAGAAACTTTGCTAGAAGAGTGGGCATTGAAAAGGAAGGATAATTTCTTCTTAGAAGTCTTTGGAATAGTTCCAGAGTTAGTTAGAAAAATTTAA